The following coding sequences lie in one Panicum virgatum strain AP13 chromosome 6N, P.virgatum_v5, whole genome shotgun sequence genomic window:
- the LOC120678199 gene encoding patatin-like protein 1 yields the protein MASASCTPRSPAAACGSIVTVLSIDGGGVRGIIPGTILTFLEAKLQELDGPYVRIADYFDIVAGTSTGGLVTAMLTAPDKEGRPFFAAKDINDFYLRHSPKIFPVKRGGLLGLIKSLVLGPKYDGKYLRSIVRELLGNTKVSQALQNIVIPTFDQAMNDVSKDALLSDVCIGTSAAPTYLPGHQFETKDKDGKPRAFNLIDGAVAANNPTLLAMTHSKQILLAMGNKNPIKPADYGKFMVLSLGTGSAKVEEKFDAVESSKWGLLGWLYNKGARPIIDSFTQASSDLVDIHASVLFQALRSENSYYLRIQDDELTGNTASVDVATRENMHRLVGVGRALLRRPACRVNVETGKNEPDDDRGTNEEELNDFAKMLVAERRARLKKKADTSQ from the exons ATGGCGTCCGCGTCGTGCACGcccaggtcgccggcggcggcgtgcgggagcATCGTCACTGTGCTCAGCATCGACGGCGGTGGCGTGCGCGGGATCATCCCGGGCACCATCCTCACCTTCCTCGAGGCGAAGCTGCAGGAGCTGGACGGGCCGTACGTGAGGATCGCGGACTACTTCGACATTGTCGCCGGGACAAGCACCGGTGGGCTGGTCACCGCCATGCTCACGGCGCCCGACAAGGAGGGCCGCCCTTTCTTCGCCGCCAAGGACATCAACGACTTCTACCTCCGGCACAGCCCCAAGATCTTCCCTGTCAAAAG GGGCGGCCTTCTGGGTCTCATCAAGAGCCTCGTTCTGGGGCCCAAGTACGACGGCAAGTACCTCCGCTCCATCGTCCGGGAGCTCCTCGGCAACACCAAGGTCAGCCAGGCGCTCCAGAACATCGTCATCCCCACCTTCGAC CAGGCCATGAACGATGTCTCCAAGGACGCTCTGCTCTCCGACGTGTGCATCggcacctccgccgcgccgacctACCTCCCTGGGCACCAGTTCGAGACCAAGGACAAGGACGGCAAGCCCCGGGCCTTCAACCTCATCGATGGAGCGGTCGCCGCAAACAATCCG ACGCTGCTGGCGATGACGCACAGCAAGCAGATCCTGTTGGCCATGGGCAACAAGAACCCCATCAAGCCGGCGGACTATGGCAAGTTCATGGTGCTGTCGCTGGGCACCGGCTCCGCCAAGGTCGAGGAGAAGTTTGACGCCGTGGAGTCCAGCAAGTGGGGGCTCCTGGGGTGGCTCTACAACAAGGGCGCCAGGCCCATCATCGACAGCTTCACCCAGGCCAGCTCCGACCTCGTGGACATCCACGCCTCCGTGCTCTTCCAGGCGCTGCGCTCCGAGAACAGCTACTACCTCCGGATCCAGGACGACGAGCTCACGGGCAACACCGCGTCTGTCGACGTCGCCACCAGGGAGAACATGCACCGCCTCGTCGGCGTCGGCAGGGcgctgctgaggaggccggcgtGCAGGGTGAACGTGGAGACCGGCAAGAACGAGCCGGACGACGACAGGGGCACCAACGAGGAGGAGCTCAACGATTTCGCCAAGATGCTGGTGGCTGAGCGCCGGGCCAGGCTCAAGAAGAAAGCCGACACGTCACAGTAA
- the LOC120679611 gene encoding patatin-like protein 2 isoform X2: MSSASSAEGARWTSPDKLKLVTILSIDGGGIRGIIPATILAFLEAKLQELDGPDARIADYFDVVAGTSTGGLLTAMLAAPDANGRPLFAAKDLARFYITHSPKIFRRRNQIQSKIANKLKMVCGPKYDGKYLHALLRRYLGDTRLDRTLTNVVIPTFDIAYMQPTIFSTFELRHQPSKNALLSDISMSTSAAPTFFPPHYFETKDKDGRRRAFNLVDGGLAANNPTLCAMNQVSQDIILGNEHFFPVKPTDYGKFMVISLGCGSNRNRRYCAKAAARWGIFNWLIKGGTAPIVDMFNSASADMVDIHLCVLFRALRSSQNYLRIQYDQLTGSAGSVDDCSKENMDRLVWIGKRLLDMNVSRVDLETGRIKEVPGVGTNAEQLTKFAKQLSDERRRRQEELIYSEAGFQNHAW, from the exons ATGTCAAGTGCCAGTTCAGCAGAAGGTGCACGCTGGACATCCCCTGACAAGCTCAAGTTGGTCACCATCCTGAGCATCGACGGCGGTGGCATCAGAGGGATCATCCCGGCCACCATCCTCGCCTTCCTTGAAGCAAAACTCCAA GAACTGGATGGGCCAGATGCTCGGATTGCAGACTACTTCGATGTCGTCGCTGGCACTAGCACCGGTGGCCTCCTGACTGCGATGCTTGCAGCCCCAGACGCTAATGGACGACCACTGTTCGCCGCCAAGGACCTGGCGCGGTTCTACATTACCCACTCCCCCAAAATCTTCCGGCGGAG GAACCAAATCCAGTCCAAGATCGCCAACAAGCTGAAGATGGTGTGCGGGCCCAAGTACGATGGCAAGTACCTCCATGCGCTGCTCCGTCGGTATCTCGGCGACACGAGGCTGGACAGGACGCTGACCAACGTTGTCATCCCGACCTTCGACATTGCATACATGCAACCAACGATTTTCTCCACCTTTGAG ttgaggcaccagccgtCGAAAAATGCGCTCCTGTCGGACATATCAATGAGTACCTCGGCGGCACCAACCTTCTTCCCGCCACACTACTTCGAGACGAAGGACAAGGATGGCAGGAGGAGGGCCTTCAACCTCGTTGATGGTGGCCTCGCCGCGAACAACCCT ACTCTGTGCGCGATGAACCAGGTGTCCCAGGACATCATCCTGGGGAACGAGCACTTCTTCCCGGTGAAGCCGACAGACTACGGAAAATTCATGGTGATCTCCCTCGGCTGCGGGTCGAACCGGAACCGCAGGTACTGCGCCAAGGCCGCGGCCAGGTGGGGCATCTTCAACTGGCTCATCAAGGGCGGCACTGCCCCCATCGTCGACATGTTCAACTCGGCCAGCGCCGACATGGTCGACATCCACCTTTGCGTCCTCTTCCGCGCCCTGCGCTCCAGCCAAAACTACCTGCGGATTCAG TACGATCAATTGACGGGCAGCGCGGGCTCTGTAGACGACTGCTCCAAGGAGAACATGGATAGACTGGTGTGGATTGGGAAGAGGCTCTTGGACATGAACGTCTCCCGGGTAGACCTGGAGACCGGCCGGATCAAGGAGGTGCCTGGCGTGGGCACCAATGCCGAGCAGCTCACCAAGTTTGCAAAGCAGCTCTCCgacgagcggcgccggcggcaggaaGAGCTTATTTATTCCGAAGCAGGATTCCAAAATCATGCTTGGTGA
- the LOC120679611 gene encoding patatin-like protein 2 isoform X1, with amino-acid sequence MSKSFVKEKKLALCHQKESEMSSASSAEGARWTSPDKLKLVTILSIDGGGIRGIIPATILAFLEAKLQELDGPDARIADYFDVVAGTSTGGLLTAMLAAPDANGRPLFAAKDLARFYITHSPKIFRRRNQIQSKIANKLKMVCGPKYDGKYLHALLRRYLGDTRLDRTLTNVVIPTFDIAYMQPTIFSTFELRHQPSKNALLSDISMSTSAAPTFFPPHYFETKDKDGRRRAFNLVDGGLAANNPTLCAMNQVSQDIILGNEHFFPVKPTDYGKFMVISLGCGSNRNRRYCAKAAARWGIFNWLIKGGTAPIVDMFNSASADMVDIHLCVLFRALRSSQNYLRIQYDQLTGSAGSVDDCSKENMDRLVWIGKRLLDMNVSRVDLETGRIKEVPGVGTNAEQLTKFAKQLSDERRRRQEELIYSEAGFQNHAW; translated from the exons ATGAGCAAATCATTTGTAAAGGAAAAGAAG CTTGCTTTGTGCCACCAAAAAGAATCCGAGATGTCAAGTGCCAGTTCAGCAGAAGGTGCACGCTGGACATCCCCTGACAAGCTCAAGTTGGTCACCATCCTGAGCATCGACGGCGGTGGCATCAGAGGGATCATCCCGGCCACCATCCTCGCCTTCCTTGAAGCAAAACTCCAA GAACTGGATGGGCCAGATGCTCGGATTGCAGACTACTTCGATGTCGTCGCTGGCACTAGCACCGGTGGCCTCCTGACTGCGATGCTTGCAGCCCCAGACGCTAATGGACGACCACTGTTCGCCGCCAAGGACCTGGCGCGGTTCTACATTACCCACTCCCCCAAAATCTTCCGGCGGAG GAACCAAATCCAGTCCAAGATCGCCAACAAGCTGAAGATGGTGTGCGGGCCCAAGTACGATGGCAAGTACCTCCATGCGCTGCTCCGTCGGTATCTCGGCGACACGAGGCTGGACAGGACGCTGACCAACGTTGTCATCCCGACCTTCGACATTGCATACATGCAACCAACGATTTTCTCCACCTTTGAG ttgaggcaccagccgtCGAAAAATGCGCTCCTGTCGGACATATCAATGAGTACCTCGGCGGCACCAACCTTCTTCCCGCCACACTACTTCGAGACGAAGGACAAGGATGGCAGGAGGAGGGCCTTCAACCTCGTTGATGGTGGCCTCGCCGCGAACAACCCT ACTCTGTGCGCGATGAACCAGGTGTCCCAGGACATCATCCTGGGGAACGAGCACTTCTTCCCGGTGAAGCCGACAGACTACGGAAAATTCATGGTGATCTCCCTCGGCTGCGGGTCGAACCGGAACCGCAGGTACTGCGCCAAGGCCGCGGCCAGGTGGGGCATCTTCAACTGGCTCATCAAGGGCGGCACTGCCCCCATCGTCGACATGTTCAACTCGGCCAGCGCCGACATGGTCGACATCCACCTTTGCGTCCTCTTCCGCGCCCTGCGCTCCAGCCAAAACTACCTGCGGATTCAG TACGATCAATTGACGGGCAGCGCGGGCTCTGTAGACGACTGCTCCAAGGAGAACATGGATAGACTGGTGTGGATTGGGAAGAGGCTCTTGGACATGAACGTCTCCCGGGTAGACCTGGAGACCGGCCGGATCAAGGAGGTGCCTGGCGTGGGCACCAATGCCGAGCAGCTCACCAAGTTTGCAAAGCAGCTCTCCgacgagcggcgccggcggcaggaaGAGCTTATTTATTCCGAAGCAGGATTCCAAAATCATGCTTGGTGA
- the LOC120679611 gene encoding patatin-like protein 2 isoform X3 codes for MSKSFVKEKKLALCHQKESEMSSASSAEGARWTSPDKLKLVTILSIDGGGIRGIIPATILAFLEAKLQELDGPDARIADYFDVVAGTSTGGLLTAMLAAPDANGRPLFAAKDLARFYITHSPKIFRRRNQIQSKIANKLKMVCGPKYDGKYLHALLRRYLGDTRLDRTLTNVVIPTFDIAYMQPTIFSTFELRHQPSKNALLSDISMSTSAAPTFFPPHYFETKDKDGRRRAFNLVDGGLAANNPTLCAMNQVSQDIILGNEHFFPVKPTDYGKFMVISLGCGSNRNRRYCAKAAARWGIFNWLIKGGTAPIVDMFNSASADMVDIHLCVLFRALRSSQNYLRIQAHGHR; via the exons ATGAGCAAATCATTTGTAAAGGAAAAGAAG CTTGCTTTGTGCCACCAAAAAGAATCCGAGATGTCAAGTGCCAGTTCAGCAGAAGGTGCACGCTGGACATCCCCTGACAAGCTCAAGTTGGTCACCATCCTGAGCATCGACGGCGGTGGCATCAGAGGGATCATCCCGGCCACCATCCTCGCCTTCCTTGAAGCAAAACTCCAA GAACTGGATGGGCCAGATGCTCGGATTGCAGACTACTTCGATGTCGTCGCTGGCACTAGCACCGGTGGCCTCCTGACTGCGATGCTTGCAGCCCCAGACGCTAATGGACGACCACTGTTCGCCGCCAAGGACCTGGCGCGGTTCTACATTACCCACTCCCCCAAAATCTTCCGGCGGAG GAACCAAATCCAGTCCAAGATCGCCAACAAGCTGAAGATGGTGTGCGGGCCCAAGTACGATGGCAAGTACCTCCATGCGCTGCTCCGTCGGTATCTCGGCGACACGAGGCTGGACAGGACGCTGACCAACGTTGTCATCCCGACCTTCGACATTGCATACATGCAACCAACGATTTTCTCCACCTTTGAG ttgaggcaccagccgtCGAAAAATGCGCTCCTGTCGGACATATCAATGAGTACCTCGGCGGCACCAACCTTCTTCCCGCCACACTACTTCGAGACGAAGGACAAGGATGGCAGGAGGAGGGCCTTCAACCTCGTTGATGGTGGCCTCGCCGCGAACAACCCT ACTCTGTGCGCGATGAACCAGGTGTCCCAGGACATCATCCTGGGGAACGAGCACTTCTTCCCGGTGAAGCCGACAGACTACGGAAAATTCATGGTGATCTCCCTCGGCTGCGGGTCGAACCGGAACCGCAGGTACTGCGCCAAGGCCGCGGCCAGGTGGGGCATCTTCAACTGGCTCATCAAGGGCGGCACTGCCCCCATCGTCGACATGTTCAACTCGGCCAGCGCCGACATGGTCGACATCCACCTTTGCGTCCTCTTCCGCGCCCTGCGCTCCAGCCAAAACTACCTGCGGATTCAGGCACACGGACATAGATGA
- the LOC120679612 gene encoding patatin-like protein 2 isoform X1: MANTNSAEGAQQTNPEKVKLVTVLSIDGGGVRGIIPAVILAFLEEKLQELDGPDARIADYFDVVAGTSTGGLLTAMLTAPGKNGRPLFNAKDLAQFYIDHSPKIFPQKNWILSKIFSMLRMVRGPKYDGKYLHALLRQYLGDLRLDKTLTNVIIPTYDIAILQPTIFSSFELKHRPYKNALLSDITISTSAAPTFFPAHYFETKDADGSTRAFNLVDGGLAANNPTLSAMSQVSKDIILGDPDFFPVKPVDYGKFMVISLGCGSNRTRKYSAKAAAKWGIFNWLIMDGTAPIIDMFNGASADMVDIHLCVLFRALHSSHNYLRIQYDQLTGSAGSVDDCSKENMDKLVKIGKDLLTKNVSRVDLETGRIVDIPGEGTNAEKLAKFAKQLSDERRRRQNLPK; this comes from the exons ATGGCAAACACTAATTCTGCAGAAGGGGCACAGCAGACCAACCCTGAAAAGGTCAAGCTGGTCACTGTTCTGAGCATCGACGGTGGCGGTGTTAGAGGAATCATCCCGGCCGTCATCCTTGCCTTCCTCGAAGAGAAGCTCCAA GAACTGGATGGACCAGATGCTAGGATTGCTGACTACTTCGACGTTGTTGCCGGCACGAGCACCGGCGGTCTCTTGACGGCGATGCTCACAGCCCCGGGCAAGAACGGACGACCACTCTTCAACGCCAAGGATTTGGCGCAGTTCTACATCGACCACTCGCCCAAAATCTTCCCACAGAA GAACTGGATCCTATCCAAAATCTTTAGCATGTTGAGGATGGTAAGGGGCCCCAAGTATGATGGCAAGTACCTTCATGCGCTGCTTCGTCAGTACCTTGGCGACTTGAGGTTGGACAAGACGCTAACTAATGTGATCATCCCAACCTACGACATCGCCATCCTGCAGCCCACGATTTTCTCAAGCTTTGAG CTTAAGCACCGGCCATATAAAAATGCACTGCTGTCTGACATCACAATCAGCACCTCCGCCGCTCCAACCTTCTTCCCGGCACACTACTTCGAGACAAAAGACGCGGATGGCAGTACCAGGGCCTTCAACCTCGTCGATGGAGGCCTCGCCGCTAACAATCCC ACCCTGAGTGCGATGAGCCAGGTGTCGAAGGACATCATCCTTGGGGACCCCGACTTCTTCCCCGTGAAGCCGGTGGATTACGGCAAGTTCATGGTGATCTCCCTCGGCTGCGGGTCGAACCGGACGCGCAAGTACAGTGCCAAGGCCGCGGCCAAATGGGGCATCTTCAACTGGCTCATCATGGACGGCACGGCCCCCATCATCGACATGTTCAACGGAGCCAGCGCTGACATGGTCGATATCCACCTCTGCGTCCTCTTCAGGGCCCTGCACTCCAGTCACAACTACCTGCGCATTCAG TATGATCAGTTGACGGGCAGCGCGGGCTCCGTCGACGACTGCTCCAAGGAGAACATGGACAAGCTGGTGAAGATTGGGAAGGACCTCCTCACCAAGAACGTCTCCCGGGTGGACCTGGAGACGGGCCGGATCGTGGACATTCCCGGCGAGGGCACCAACGCCGAGAAGCTCGCCAAGTTCGCGAAGCAGCTCTCCGACGAGCGACGCCGGCGCCAGAATCTTCCCAAGTAG
- the LOC120679612 gene encoding patatin-like protein 2 isoform X2, translating into MLTAPGKNGRPLFNAKDLAQFYIDHSPKIFPQKNWILSKIFSMLRMVRGPKYDGKYLHALLRQYLGDLRLDKTLTNVIIPTYDIAILQPTIFSSFELKHRPYKNALLSDITISTSAAPTFFPAHYFETKDADGSTRAFNLVDGGLAANNPTLSAMSQVSKDIILGDPDFFPVKPVDYGKFMVISLGCGSNRTRKYSAKAAAKWGIFNWLIMDGTAPIIDMFNGASADMVDIHLCVLFRALHSSHNYLRIQYDQLTGSAGSVDDCSKENMDKLVKIGKDLLTKNVSRVDLETGRIVDIPGEGTNAEKLAKFAKQLSDERRRRQNLPK; encoded by the exons ATGCTCACAGCCCCGGGCAAGAACGGACGACCACTCTTCAACGCCAAGGATTTGGCGCAGTTCTACATCGACCACTCGCCCAAAATCTTCCCACAGAA GAACTGGATCCTATCCAAAATCTTTAGCATGTTGAGGATGGTAAGGGGCCCCAAGTATGATGGCAAGTACCTTCATGCGCTGCTTCGTCAGTACCTTGGCGACTTGAGGTTGGACAAGACGCTAACTAATGTGATCATCCCAACCTACGACATCGCCATCCTGCAGCCCACGATTTTCTCAAGCTTTGAG CTTAAGCACCGGCCATATAAAAATGCACTGCTGTCTGACATCACAATCAGCACCTCCGCCGCTCCAACCTTCTTCCCGGCACACTACTTCGAGACAAAAGACGCGGATGGCAGTACCAGGGCCTTCAACCTCGTCGATGGAGGCCTCGCCGCTAACAATCCC ACCCTGAGTGCGATGAGCCAGGTGTCGAAGGACATCATCCTTGGGGACCCCGACTTCTTCCCCGTGAAGCCGGTGGATTACGGCAAGTTCATGGTGATCTCCCTCGGCTGCGGGTCGAACCGGACGCGCAAGTACAGTGCCAAGGCCGCGGCCAAATGGGGCATCTTCAACTGGCTCATCATGGACGGCACGGCCCCCATCATCGACATGTTCAACGGAGCCAGCGCTGACATGGTCGATATCCACCTCTGCGTCCTCTTCAGGGCCCTGCACTCCAGTCACAACTACCTGCGCATTCAG TATGATCAGTTGACGGGCAGCGCGGGCTCCGTCGACGACTGCTCCAAGGAGAACATGGACAAGCTGGTGAAGATTGGGAAGGACCTCCTCACCAAGAACGTCTCCCGGGTGGACCTGGAGACGGGCCGGATCGTGGACATTCCCGGCGAGGGCACCAACGCCGAGAAGCTCGCCAAGTTCGCGAAGCAGCTCTCCGACGAGCGACGCCGGCGCCAGAATCTTCCCAAGTAG